The segment TACGGTTATCATTTTTCAACTCCTTGCCTTTGGTTTTCTGTTTCATTATCTGAAAAATCTAGAAGAAAAAAAATCCTGGATTATGCTGATAAGCTCCTCTTTATTTTTTACAGTGGCTTTTTTTACCAAGCAAGATGGTGGAGGCCTGGCATTGCTCATAGGTTTGATAATTGTTACGGTACATTCGTATCAATCGCGCACCGTTAAACCTACCCTTATTTTTACAATATCTCTTATTGTGTTTTTCCTAGCCTTTATACTTCCATTTCTGCAGTATGATTTCGTCTACTGGTTCAACTTCGGCCAACCACCACATTATGCACGTATAGCAATTCATGATCTTCTCAGGATTAACATGGAAGAATCACGATGGGAGAAATTTTACTTTTTGGTCGTACTTCTACTTTTTTATATAAAATGGCATCAACAAGGCATAACTCAAAGGGATTTTTTATTTACACTGCTTGTGGTCGGCATTCTTGTTCAAGCTATGATCTATCAGGTTACAAGCTATGTACCCAAGGATAACAACTTTTTTTTCCATGCCTTCTCGTGTGCCTTTATTTTGATTCAATTACAGAAAACAAGCTGGTTTCAGTCACGTATTGCATTCGTATCCTTAACTATTCTTATAAGTTTATGGTGGTCAGAAAAATACTGGAAATATGCTGACAAAATCCTGGCAAGGGTCACACCAGTAGCTACCGACAAATCCATTATCTCTATAAATACTTATATCCTGCAGCCTGCAGAATGCAACTACTATGCAGATCTATCCACCTGGAAAAAATCATCCTTACCCTCCTTTCAGCACATTCGGATGCCAGAAAGTACCGTTAAAGGTTTGGATCGTTTAATGCCCCTAATTGATAAAATAAGAAGTGAGAAAGAACCTGTTATTCTAAATATGTCAGAGCTTACCCCGCTGGCCCATGATGCAAATTTTAAACTTGAAAAAGGACCCCTGTGGTTTCACCTCGGTGTTGGAATGTTTGAGCGGGAACTGCAGTACTTTCAATCCCGAATAAGCGATCAATATTACGACCTCGTACTATTCGAATATATACCAACTCTTAACAATTTTTACCCGTTCGCAATCAGAGAAAAACTCAAAGAGAATTATCAATTACTTGATACTTTTGAGGCACCACGAATTGTCTATCCTGGTACTATTGAGGTTTACTGCCGAAATAAATAAATCGCTTGATGCCAGCAGGCGGGGTGAACAATCCGTTTAATCTCAACTTTATTAGTACATTATAACAGAGGACAGGGATCAGCACTCCGCCTATTATAATTAAGAGAAGCACAACTATTGAGGGCATTGATGGGAAAAACCTCAATAACATAACACGAATCGCCCCTGCAAAAATCAAATGCATGATATAAATGTATAGGGAATGACTTCCGATGTATTGTATTACTTTCAAAAATTTCCACTGATCAAGTTTATAAGAGATAAAAAACAAAACCATAGTACCAATAATTGTGATTGGCACAAACACTATAAACCCCACATAATCCAGATCGATAACAAAGTGGACATTTGGGTATTCACGGGCCCAATAAATTTGCAATAACACAAAAACCGGCAACACATAATACAGCCACCTTCCCGAAAAGAAACTACCATTACTATGTAGAATAGTGCCCGCTATTAAAAAACCAAAAACCAAAAATATGTAATAGAAAAATACGTCATGTATGGCGAAATAATTAGTGTGGATATAAAAAGACAAAAAATAAAGTACCACAGCAAGAATTACATTCGCAAAAATATTAAACTTTAAAAGTTTAAAGTTCACCACCGCAAAAAGCAGCATAGCAGCAAACAGTGTGTATAAATACCAAAATTGATCGATAGCTCTCGGATAAGTAATTAAATACACATAATAAGAAACATCTTTATCCGAATTAGAGAAATAGTTAAATAATATTTGAATAGTAAGATGAATAAATGCCCACACAAAATAGGGATACATTAAAGACTCGAACTTAAAACGAACGAATGTATCCAACCCTCTTTTAAGTGCACTCGAATAAATGAATATACCCGAAACGATAAAAAAAACAGGCATACTTGATTCTTGAACCAGGTAAATAGCATTTTTTATGTTAACACCGGAATTAAGCAAACCCGTTAAAGCGTGCCTGTAGACGACATATATAATGACAAAGCCCCTTGCATAATCAATCCAGCCGCGTCTATTGGAACTAGTATCTTTAACAACAAGTGAACTCATTTAATACAGGGAAAGGGTTTTAAGGGGGTTGAAAATAAACTCAATTCAGCAATACTGAGATTAAATTTTTCTAATACTCAACTAAGAAAAAGTAAACTTTTAAGAGGTAAATATACTACTCAAAAATTTCTGTTGCACTTAGAAATACTATTTTGTAATTACATTACATCTTCAAGTCTAACACCAATCAATTGCTCAAGATCGAGTTTGGCATTTTTGTAATCACGATCAGATTCCAGTAAAAGAATTGAGGCACGGTTAAGGTCTGTTTGGCTTGCCGTATAAAGCTCAAACGTTATTTCTCCATTTTTAAAGCGTTGTTCAACCAATTTAAAATTACTTTCAATATCCGAAAACTGTTGCGATTGGATTTTAAAGATTCGTTCGCGCATCAAGTATTCATTGTATGCCTTTAGTACCACTCTCCGTATCTCCAGTTTTTGCGCATTTATTTCATCCTGAGCAATCAATAATCTTTGCTTATTTTGTTTGGTCTCGTTTGGATTAGTCACAAAAACGCCCAAAGGTATTATTAAGCCAAAATTATAACGGGGAAAAAAAACCGGAAAATTAGGATCGGCACCCTTTATGTTTATTTCGTTTAGGTTTCCCTGTATAGTTATCAAATCCATCCAATCGGCCGCAGAACGACCAACCTGGTATTGAGCGATCAACAACTCGCGCTTTAATATCTCATTTTTTGGATGGTTTTTCCATGCGAGCTGAACTAATTTCTCACCAAAGTCCTGGCTTTGAACCCGGTCAGGTAAGATGATCTTGTTGTAATCAACGTTTTGTGCTTGTGTAGCATCCCAACCAAGCACTAGCATAAGGGTTAAGTATTGTATAGTTTTCATACTTTTTTGATTGTATCAGAGTTTAATCGATCAAATTGGGGTAACCGAATTAACAGGGCATAAGTAGCAATAACAATAAGATTTGCCGGCCTTGAAAACATGGCGTGCTGGGTAAAATGCCCGACAGATAACGCAAAGAATGGCATAGTGTATACCAAATTCATGTTTTTAAGAAACGGATCGGCAATTGAAAAATGGTTAATTATCCCCTTGATCATCACAACTGCAAAGAAAGCTATAAATATAATTAATCCAATCCACCCAAGCTCCAACGCTGTTGCAAGATACCCACTATCCGGATCCCACCCTTCGGCCAACGGATGACCCGGTGAATACTGAAGCCCACTTGTTCCTGTGGTCATTAACCCGCCACCAATAGGGTGGGTACGAATATAGTTTTGGAATCTCAACCGCTTATAATCCCTTACCCCCATGGATGCATCTTCGGAAGGCGTAAATGTAGAACGGAGCCGGATTATTTCGGCACTATAAAATGGTCCGAAGAAAATAATTCCGCCAGCGAATACAATAGCCATGGCAAATAAGATGACTTTTGTACTGTTGATATTCATTAAAATCAAAAGCAAAAGCCCAACCGCTACCATGGCGGTCGCTGTTCTGGTCCCAGAATAAAGCATGGCTACAAATACAACAAGCGAAGTTAAAATGAAAACAAATTTCCAATGCCCTTTATATGGACCAAAGGCCAAAGCAACAAACGCTAACCCACTAAAGGACAGGAACATTCCATAAGCAGCAGGATCGGAAAGAAAAGAAAACTTTCTCATGCTGCCCCATACATAAAAAAGCTCAAATCGTCCAGGGGCTTCAAAAATCCATCTCCACTCAAAGGCAGTTAAACCAAAAACCTCCTGATAAATTCCGTAAAGGGCAACAATCACTGCCACACCAAGCCAAAGAATTGTAAAATACCTTATGTTTTTAAGGGATATAAAAAGTTGAAAAAAAGTAATGTAAAGCAATAGCGAGGTATTGTTTCTCATGGACACCAGCCACCCACTTATAGATACAGCATTGGGGTTAAATAGCTGTAAAAGTTGATAAGCTGTAATAATGACGAAGAAAAACGTAAAAACATTATTAAAATTTGTCCACTCTTTTGTTTGCTTTACATTCAAAAAAATTCCCGCAAAAGTTATCACAACCAATGCATCATAAAATATTCCAAATGGAATAGGTGCCGGAATAAGGCGGGAGACATAAAACATAAAGGTTCCCAAAAGAAAAAGTATATAAACCCCAAAACTAAAGTCATAGATAATACCCATAAAAATAAAAAAGCCAAATACCCCAAGAATGACTAACGGGCCAACCAGAATATTTGAAGTCGCCATGAAATAAGACACTGCTACTGAAATGAATGTAACAGCAAATACAATAACAAAAGTATTGATGCGCTCTTTCATTCAAGGATAAGTATCTTGAAAAACATAAATAGATACACGGCCATTACAAATACAATAACCGATATTTTAACCAAATCCTTTTCTGTAAATTTTTTACTCAAGGTACTATCAGGATAAAAAAATTACTCATCGTATCTTCAAACTAATCCAATTTTTACAAAAACGCCACCCGAAACTATACCACGCAATTACTTCCAAAAAAACTTTCCAAGTATTGATTTTAAACTTATAGTGGAGTATTGACTGGTTCACAATAAAAATAAAACAGAAAGAAATAACCGTACTGTAAGCCGCGCCAATCACACCATAAAGTTGAAGGAAAAAGTAATTCAATATGATATTGATAACAGCCATTAGCAATGATAAATAGAAATTAAGCTTGGGCATTTGAAGGGCGTCCATAATCGTTCCAAATTGCCTGCTAAAAGGGACTAAAAGTGTATAAAATATAGTAACCTGAAGAATAGGAACCGCATCCATGTATTCCTTACCAAAAATCGCCAGTATAATAAAATCAGCCAAAAAATAAACCGGAAGCACTACCGGAAGCATCACTGCCAGTATCAGGCTAACGGACTTATAATATATTGACTGGACGCCCTCAATTCCAGAATCCCTCATTTTACTTCCTACCTGGGGAAATACAATATTAGCAATGGCAAGCGTGGGCACCTCTACAATGTTGGAAATACGGAGGGCTGGATTATACATGGCGACTCCCGCAGTAGAAATTAATCGACCAATCATCCAACTATCAGTATTTTTAATAAGCATAGAACTAACATTAGTGCCAAATGTATATTTGCCTAATCGAAATAATTTCCACAGGATTCTTGAATCAAAAAGCCCTCTATAAAAAGTAGGCACATTGTTCTTCAACAATTGAAATGAGAAAAATGAGGCTATTAGTGTTGAGCAAACCTGGATAAGGGCCAGTTCATTCAATGAAGGGCTACTGCCAATGATATAATAGGCAAGAATGTAGGCAAAAAAGATAAACAGCCTGATGAAGTTGGCTATGAAAATAGCTTTAAACTCCAGCCTTGCTTGCAGCAAGTACTCAAAGTGAAAGAAAGCTATGAGGAATAGTGAATTTGCCGCATATATATAAAACAATTGTTCGAGTTTTTCAGCGTACCAAAACTTTGACAAGAAACCGGCACTCACACTTAACAAAATGACTATGGCACAAGTCAGGATAAAATGAAGGATAAGGGAATTTTGTATGATTTTTGAATATTCATCTTCTTTTGCAACAACCAGCATACTTACAAAAGGGGTACGTATAAAACCAATCCGTAATGTTTCCAGAATACCCCCAACGCTGGTAAATAAAACCCAAACCCCTACTTCTGATGGGGGTATCATCCGAACCAAGAAAAAAATACTGGCAAAGCCTAATAAGACTACGGAAACTTGATTGATGAGCGCGTACGCCCCATGATTTATCCAATGAAACAAACTTTTATCAGACGCCAACGCTAAACGATTTTCCGTAAAGATAACCGAGATTAATAACTTTGCTAAAAATGAGGGGGAACCATATATTGCAAATAACCTACTTCAAAAAAATGCTTAAAAAGGCAGCGCTAATATTAACTTTAACCCTATTGACCCTTTCTTTGATCGGCTTCATTTTGTACAAAAAGTACGCGCCTGAAATAATCGCCAATGAACTTCTTAAGGAAACTGAGCCTGTCTTTCTTCCCAAAAAGGTCAATGAAAAAATTAAAAAAATAAAGGTTCAAACAAATCAGCTTTCTTCAGATATAATAAAAGATATTCACAAATCAGATATTACACTTGATCAGCTTCTTCATGCCCTTGATGGGGTAACAGAGCCTAAAGCCAATGCATTGCTGGACGAAATAAATAAACTGGGTAACCTTAAGAGCCCGGATCAGGTTTTTAATTTAGTCAAAAAACACTTTCCTGTAGACTTTGATGTTGAGCCTCTACGTGCTCCCTTCAGGGAAAAAGCGGATGTTCAAGTTCTGCAAAAGGTGGTACAAAAAGCCAACGAGTACCGCGACAATAAATTAATTGATTTTGAGTCAGCCAAAGCAATTGTTAAACGCATACTTATTGAGAAAGAGAAGGAATTTAACCAGTATATTAAAACTGATTAAAGCATCACAATTTATAATCTTTTGGATCAATTCGATTAAGGATACTCCCACCAAACTTATTACCCAATGAATTCAGGTATTGGATTGACTCACGATCCTGTTGAGAGATGGTTGACTGGGCAGAGAAAATAGTAATCACTTTATCAACATACTGAACTAGCTCTTTAGTGTCGGCATAATCATTTAATGCCGCTCCTTCGAGAATGATGTAATCAAAGTTGGATTTAAAGCCATCGATTAAGCTTTTGAAATTCCGTCCACTTAGAATCTCAGCGGGAGAAGCACTGCCACTGCCGGCATTGGTCACTATAAAGATATTCTTATAAATAGTGGGGGTTATTAACTCGTAAGCCATTTCAGTATCGTCAGGTTCAGGGTCGCCCTTATCCTGTGCAGAGGATGTTAATAGCCCAATTACCGGTTGCTTGTCCTCTATTGATTTTACTTTGCCCCTCCCCTTTGGTAAAATTTGAGAAAGAACATTATTTCGAAAATTAGTGTCCACAATCAATATCCGCTTATTAACCAAACTTAATACATAGGATAAGGCTATAATAAAAAAAGTCTTGCCCTCATTTTTCCGTACGCTTGTCACCAGAATTACGGGAGAATTAAACGAAACAATTTCATGTCGGACTTTTCTCAAGATCGATTTAAACAACTCACCATTTTCATTTCCGGCTTGATTGAAGAATTGCGGAATATTGAAATTGCTTAAATTCAAACGGATGACGGAACCAATTAATGGCAGGTTTACAATAGAGTGAAATTTATCGGTTGACCGTATTGATTGATCGAGAAATTCAAGCAATACAATAAAAAAGATACAAATGGAAAAACTGCTAAAACCTGCCAAACCTACAATTAAAATTCGCTTTGAGGACAACGGGTCCTGTGGAGGAAATGCAGCTGAAACCTGTCGTAAAGTGTTCGAAGCCAATAACCTGTTTTTTGCTTCATTAAATTTAGCAACCGCCTCTAAATATTCTTGCGAAGCAAGGTCCACTTCCTTTTGAATAGCCGCTAATTTAGCTTCCTTAGAAGCATAACCAGAAAAGCTATATTGCAAACTTCTTATCTTTGCCTCAACCGTATTGAGGTTTGTTCTAGCCACCTGAAACTCAACCTCTAACTCATTAAGGCTATTTTGTATATCCGTTTTGGATAATGTAGGAGTCGTTTGACCAGATCCATTAGTCAAAGTTTGAATTCTCAGTTGTTCCCGTAAAAAACTTATAGAGTCCCTTAACTTATTATCCACCTGTCCTCCTGTAATGTACCGGTCATTCAATGTATTGATCGCATTTCTCAATTCAATGATTTTTTGATTATCGGTTGTACCAATCGGGTTGCCCGTTACTCCGTTTAATTGTTTAGTTAGGTTGGCGCGGGTAAGTTCAATCCTGTAAAGCGTACTGCGGATATCATCCCGCTGTTTCTCCAGATCGGATAGCTGCGCTAACTTATTTTCCCCTTCCTTTTCAACACTAAACAGGCTGTTGCTGGTCTTAAACAAACGTTGGGTCTCCATCTTTTCATCCAATTCCGATTTCTTTTGCCTGACCAGGTAGTCCAAAAATTCAACAGATTCACCGGCACGTTCCGTTGTTAAGGATTTATTAAACCTGATAAATTCCTCACAAAATGCATTGGCTGCTAATGCGGACAGATGTGGATTATCGGAAACATAGTCAACTTGGATAAAATCAGTGTTTGGAATACGGAATATTGACAAACTTGATTTAACGATTAAATAATCATAACTGTAAGCAGCCAAAAATTTTCTGATAACCGGGTAGCCTTTTGAAGAAGTGGATAAAGGCATTAAACTATCCAACATTACACTTACTAAACTTTTTACATATTTTATCTCTGCACTGTCAGTTTGAAGTTTTTCTGGATCAGGTTGGTGAAATGGGGTCTGTCTTTCATCCAAATCGTGCAACAACAATTTATACTGAACAAAGTTAATCGCTATTCCTGCGTTCATCGAATTCAATAGATTACTGAATTTGATATCGGCATCTCTTGGATTGAACCACTCTTCTTTTAAATGCACCTGATCGTTCGTAGTAAAGCCAGTGGCCATTTGAGTTGATGCCCTATACTTATGAACCTGATTGAGAGTGAAAAAATATGCTGCGCCACTGGCCAGTATTGGAATACTTAACCACAACCACTTTTTCCTCCAAATGACTTTTAAGAGAAAAAGAATATCCATGTTAACCAACTGTTACTATTTACCAAAGGTACCAAAATTTAAGCCATTATAAGAGCTATTAGAAATTGACTAGGATATGCAAGGCCTACATTCTCATACTTTCCAAAATAGAGCATTTTTTAGCCCCTGTTATGTCATATAATGTTCCGCTTTCGAAAGTAGTCATCCTTACGTAAACACCCCCAAAAAAGTTATGCTTGCACGCACTAAAAACCCTTGAATCTCTGTAAATTTCCGCGTTTTTTAATCACCTTTGAAGCTTGTCGAAACCTATTTGAATTACTACTTATCCGCATGAAAATTCTTGGTATTTCTGCCTTTTATCACGACTCTGCAGCCGCCATAATTGAAGATGGCGAAATTATAGCCGCAGCCCAGGAAGAACGCTTTACCCGCAAAAAACATGACCCGGGTTTCCCCTCCCAAGCAGTCAAGTTCTGCCTCGATTATGCCGGCACTACTATTGATAAACTGGATGCCATTGCCTTCTACGACAAACCGTTATTGAAATTTGAGCGCCTCCTGGAGACCTACTATGCCTTTGCCCCAAAAGGAGTTTCATCCTTCATAACAGCCATTCCTGTGTGGCTACGTGAAAAAATGTTCCTCAAACGATTGATCCTTGATGAGCTTTCAAAAATTTCGGACTTTGATAAGAAGAAACTTAAGCTCTTGTTTCCGGAACACCACCTTTCACATGCAGCCAGTGCGTATTATTCCTCTCCTTTTGAGGATTCGGCTATTATGACGATTGATGGCGTAGGCGAATGGGCTACTGCCTCCATTTGCCACGGTACTGGAAAAGACATTAAAATCCTAAAAGAACTTAAGTTCCCCCATTCTTTGGGATTATTGTATTCGGCATTCACTTATTTCCTTGGTTTCAAGGTGAATTCTGGTGAATATAAACTTATGGGTTTAGCTCCATATGGCGTTCCGGGCAGCGAGCAGGTAAATAATTATATAGCTATCATTAAAGAAAAGCTTGTTTCTATCAAGGAAGATGGATCAATTTGGCTGAATCAGGAATACTTTAACTATGCCACCGGGCTTCGCATGGTGCATGAAGATAAATGGGAAAAACTTTTTGGCTTCAAAGCCCGAAAACCTGAGGATGAGCTTGAAGCACATCACTGCAACCTGGGCCTGGCGATACAACACGTAACCGAAGAAGCAGTTATTTTGATGGGTAAAGAGGCACAACGCCTTACCGGCTCAAAGCATTTGTGCCTTGCCGGAGGGGTTGCCTTAAACTGCGTGGCCAACGGAAAACTGCTCAATACCGGCATTTTTGACGACATCTTTATACAACCTGCAGCAGGTGATGCCGGAGGAGCGTTGGGTGCTGCACAGGCAGCCTATCATATATATTTTGGTAAAGAACGTGTTGCACCAAAAACTATGGATGGAATGAAAGGATCATACTTAGGGCCTGAATTCTCCGATCTGGATGCTGAACACGTAATCCGAAAATACGCGGCCAAGGGTAAGCACTTTAACGACTATTCCGAACTGTGTGCGTATGTGGCACAGCGAATTGCCGAAGACAATGTAGTGGGTTGGATGCAAGGCCGGATGGAGTTTGGACCCCGGGCGTTAGGTGGCAGAAGCATCTTGGGTGACCCACGAAGTGCTGAAATGCAACGAAAGCTTAACGTAAAAATCAAATACCGGGAATCATTCAGGCCTTTTGCCCCCTCCGTTCTTGCGGAAGATTGCCCACAATATTTCGAGCATAAATCTTCTTCGCCCTACATGTTGTTGGTACAGCCAGTACTGGAATCCAGGCGTAAACCTTTACCAGAAGGCTATAATTCTTTCTCACTGAAAGATAAATTATACCATCTCCGCTCCGACATGCCGGCAATTACACATATTGATTTCTCTGCCCGCATTCAGACCGTGCACAAAGAAACAAATCCCAGATATTATCAACTCATTGAGGCCTTCAAAAAACTTACAGGATATGGTGTCATTGTAAACACCAGTTTCAATGTTCGTGGCGAACCCATCATTTGCACACCTGAAGACGCCTACCGCTGTTTTATGCGCACCGAAATGGATTATCTGGTGGTCGGGAATTATGTTTTCGAGAAAAAGGTCCAACCGGAATGGCAAGAAAAAGACAACTGGAAGGAAGAATTTACACTGGATTAAAGTATATTTGAACGTCTAAAAATCAGTTGGTTATGGAATTTCTCAGAGATGTGCTGAAGTTTATGGCTGCCCGAAAAAAGTGGTGGCTCACTCCCATTATTTTACTGCTAATCTTTATTGGAGTCTTACTGGTGATTGGTGGTGGTTCAGCTGTTGCGCCATTCATTTACACACTTTTCTAAATTTTCATCGTGCAAAAGCAAGACAGATACAAAACCATCCTGGTCATTGTTTCCGGGTTTTTGGTTATCGCCTGGGTTTTATTTGTAAAAGATTTTACCAATGCGGCACAAATCCTTGCAAAAGTAGCTATAGGCATTGGCTTGGTCTCCGTTTTTATCCCTATTGCGGCAAAGGGAATTGAATGGGTGTGGCTCAAAATTGCGCACATTCTGGGCTGGATCAATTCTAAGATTCTCCTTGGCTTGATATTTTTTATTTTTCTTCTTCCTATTGCCTGGTTGTCACGGCTTTTTACAAAAGATCCGCTAAAGTTGAACGGAAGGCAACTGAAATCTCTATACAACGACCGCAATCATCTCTACACGAAAGAAGACCTGGAAAACATCTGGTAATTCATGCGGCCAATTATACATCTAATACGGCCTACACATTGGATAAAAAATCTTTTTTTACTCATCCCAACTTTCTTTGCAGGAAGTATCTTTCAGGTCGAGCGCCTGGAAATTATTATCCTGGGGAT is part of the Cyclobacteriaceae bacterium genome and harbors:
- a CDS encoding acyltransferase; this encodes MSSLVVKDTSSNRRGWIDYARGFVIIYVVYRHALTGLLNSGVNIKNAIYLVQESSMPVFFIVSGIFIYSSALKRGLDTFVRFKFESLMYPYFVWAFIHLTIQILFNYFSNSDKDVSYYVYLITYPRAIDQFWYLYTLFAAMLLFAVVNFKLLKFNIFANVILAVVLYFLSFYIHTNYFAIHDVFFYYIFLVFGFLIAGTILHSNGSFFSGRWLYYVLPVFVLLQIYWAREYPNVHFVIDLDYVGFIVFVPITIIGTMVLFFISYKLDQWKFLKVIQYIGSHSLYIYIMHLIFAGAIRVMLLRFFPSMPSIVVLLLIIIGGVLIPVLCYNVLIKLRLNGLFTPPAGIKRFIYFGSKPQ
- a CDS encoding TolC family protein, which encodes MKTIQYLTLMLVLGWDATQAQNVDYNKIILPDRVQSQDFGEKLVQLAWKNHPKNEILKRELLIAQYQVGRSAADWMDLITIQGNLNEINIKGADPNFPVFFPRYNFGLIIPLGVFVTNPNETKQNKQRLLIAQDEINAQKLEIRRVVLKAYNEYLMRERIFKIQSQQFSDIESNFKLVEQRFKNGEITFELYTASQTDLNRASILLLESDRDYKNAKLDLEQLIGVRLEDVM
- a CDS encoding O-antigen ligase family protein encodes the protein MKERINTFVIVFAVTFISVAVSYFMATSNILVGPLVILGVFGFFIFMGIIYDFSFGVYILFLLGTFMFYVSRLIPAPIPFGIFYDALVVITFAGIFLNVKQTKEWTNFNNVFTFFFVIITAYQLLQLFNPNAVSISGWLVSMRNNTSLLLYITFFQLFISLKNIRYFTILWLGVAVIVALYGIYQEVFGLTAFEWRWIFEAPGRFELFYVWGSMRKFSFLSDPAAYGMFLSFSGLAFVALAFGPYKGHWKFVFILTSLVVFVAMLYSGTRTATAMVAVGLLLLILMNINSTKVILFAMAIVFAGGIIFFGPFYSAEIIRLRSTFTPSEDASMGVRDYKRLRFQNYIRTHPIGGGLMTTGTSGLQYSPGHPLAEGWDPDSGYLATALELGWIGLIIFIAFFAVVMIKGIINHFSIADPFLKNMNLVYTMPFFALSVGHFTQHAMFSRPANLIVIATYALLIRLPQFDRLNSDTIKKV
- a CDS encoding flippase — encoded protein: MIPPSEVGVWVLFTSVGGILETLRIGFIRTPFVSMLVVAKEDEYSKIIQNSLILHFILTCAIVILLSVSAGFLSKFWYAEKLEQLFYIYAANSLFLIAFFHFEYLLQARLEFKAIFIANFIRLFIFFAYILAYYIIGSSPSLNELALIQVCSTLIASFFSFQLLKNNVPTFYRGLFDSRILWKLFRLGKYTFGTNVSSMLIKNTDSWMIGRLISTAGVAMYNPALRISNIVEVPTLAIANIVFPQVGSKMRDSGIEGVQSIYYKSVSLILAVMLPVVLPVYFLADFIILAIFGKEYMDAVPILQVTIFYTLLVPFSRQFGTIMDALQMPKLNFYLSLLMAVINIILNYFFLQLYGVIGAAYSTVISFCFIFIVNQSILHYKFKINTWKVFLEVIAWYSFGWRFCKNWISLKIR
- a CDS encoding carbamoyltransferase, whose product is MKILGISAFYHDSAAAIIEDGEIIAAAQEERFTRKKHDPGFPSQAVKFCLDYAGTTIDKLDAIAFYDKPLLKFERLLETYYAFAPKGVSSFITAIPVWLREKMFLKRLILDELSKISDFDKKKLKLLFPEHHLSHAASAYYSSPFEDSAIMTIDGVGEWATASICHGTGKDIKILKELKFPHSLGLLYSAFTYFLGFKVNSGEYKLMGLAPYGVPGSEQVNNYIAIIKEKLVSIKEDGSIWLNQEYFNYATGLRMVHEDKWEKLFGFKARKPEDELEAHHCNLGLAIQHVTEEAVILMGKEAQRLTGSKHLCLAGGVALNCVANGKLLNTGIFDDIFIQPAAGDAGGALGAAQAAYHIYFGKERVAPKTMDGMKGSYLGPEFSDLDAEHVIRKYAAKGKHFNDYSELCAYVAQRIAEDNVVGWMQGRMEFGPRALGGRSILGDPRSAEMQRKLNVKIKYRESFRPFAPSVLAEDCPQYFEHKSSSPYMLLVQPVLESRRKPLPEGYNSFSLKDKLYHLRSDMPAITHIDFSARIQTVHKETNPRYYQLIEAFKKLTGYGVIVNTSFNVRGEPIICTPEDAYRCFMRTEMDYLVVGNYVFEKKVQPEWQEKDNWKEEFTLD